Proteins from one Ahaetulla prasina isolate Xishuangbanna chromosome 2, ASM2864084v1, whole genome shotgun sequence genomic window:
- the LOC131193466 gene encoding zinc finger protein 850-like, with translation MEKPYECQDCGKGIIRNSHPLRQKTTHTGDKPFECPHCGKGFSVSSSLVRHQRTHTGEKTFECPICGKSLSDNSSLLTHQRTHTGEKPFECPIRRRGFCDNSSLVNHQRTRTGEKPFECPICGKRYSQNSHLVTHQRTHVGEKPFKCPICGKSFSDNSNLVTHQRTHTGEKPFECPDCGKSFSHSSNLVTHQRTHTGKKLFECPICRKGFSNNSRLVKHQRTHTGEKPFECPICGKSFSNNSSLVKHQRTHTGEKPFECPICGKRYSQNSHLVTHQRTHTGEKPFECPICGKSFSDNSNLVTHQRTHTGEKPFECPICGKSFCDNSTLVKHQRTHTGEKPFECPICGKSFSENSSLVKHQRTHTGEKPFECPICGKRFSANSNLLTHQRSHTGEKPFECPICGKSFSENSSLVKHQRTHTGEKPFECPICGKRFSANSNLLTHQRSHTGEKPFECPICGKSFSENSSLVRHQRTHTREKPFECRICSKDFRDNFSLLRHQRTHTGEKPFECPICGKSFNENSSLVKHQRTHTGEKPFECPICRKGFSENSSLVKHQRTHTGEKPFECPDCGKSFSHSSSLVTHQRTHTGEKPFECPICGKSFSENSSLVKHQRTHTGEKPFECPTCGESFCNNSNLVRHQRTHTGEKPFECPDCGKSFSHSSSLVKHQRTHTGEKPFECPICGKRFSTNSNLLTHQRSHTGEKPFECPDCGKSFSHSSSLVKHQRTHTGEKPFECPICGKRFSINSNLLTHQRSHTGEKPFECPICGKSYSQNSHLVKHQKTHTGEKSFECPIFGKGFSDNSSLLTHQR, from the coding sequence atggAGAAACCTTATGAGTGTCAAGATTGTGGGAAAGGTATCATTAGAAATTCCCATCCCCTCAGACAGAAGACCACACACACAGGAgataaaccctttgaatgtcctcattgtgggaaaggttttagtgtgagttccagcctggtgagacaccagaggactcacacaggagagaaaacctttgaatgtcctatctgtgggaaaagtttaagtgataattccagcctgttgacacaccagaggactcatacaggagagaaaccctttgaatgtcctattcgTAGGAGAGGTTTTTGTGATAATTCCAGCCTAGTGAACCACCAGAGGACtcgcacaggagagaaaccctttgaatgtcctatctgtgggaaaaggtacagtcagaattcccacctggtgacacaccagaggactcacgtaGGCGAAAAACCCTTTAAATGCCCTATCTGTGGAAAAagctttagtgataattccaatctggtgacacaccagaggactcacacaggagagaaaccctttgaatgtcctgattgtgggaaaagttttagtcacaGTTCcaacctggtgacacaccagaggactcacacaggaaagaaactctttgaatgtcctatctgtaggAAAGGTTTTTCTAATAATTCccgcctggtgaaacaccagaggactcacacaggagagaaaccgtttgaatgtcctatctgtgggaaaagttttagtaataattcaagcctggtgaaacaccagaggactcacacaggagagaaaccctttgaatgtcctatctgtgggaaaaggtacagtcagaattcccacctggtgacacaccagaggactcacacaggcgaaaaaccctttgaatgccctatctgtgggaaaagctttagtgataattccaatctggtgacacaccagaggactcacacaggagagaaaccctttgaatgtcctatctgtgggaaaagtttttgtGATAATTCTacactggtgaaacaccagaggactcacacaggagagaaaccctttgaatgtcctatctgtgggaaaagttttagtgaaaattccagcctggtgaaacaccagaggactcacacaggcgagaaaccctttgaatgccctatctgtgggaaaaggttTAGTGCCAATTCCAATCTGCTGACACACCAGAggtctcacacaggagagaaaccctttgaatgtcctatctgtgggaaaagttttagtgaaaattccagcctggtgaaacaccagaggactcacactggtgagaaaccctttgaatgccctatctgtgggaaaaggttTAGTGCCAATTCCAATCTGCTGACACACCAGAggtctcacacaggagagaaaccctttgaatgtcctatctgtgggaaaagttttagtgaaAATTCCAGCTTGGTGAGacaccaaaggactcacacaagagagaaaccctttgaatgtcgtATCTGTAGCAAAGATTTTCGTGATAACTTCAGTTtgctgagacaccagaggactcacacaggagagaaaccctttgaatgtcctatctgtgggaaaagttttaatgaaaattccagcctggtgaaacaccagaggactcacacaggagaaaaaccctttgaatgtcctatttgTAGGAAAGGTTTTTCTGAGAATTCCAGcctagtgaaacaccagaggactcacacaggagagaaacccttcgaatgtcctgattgtgggaaaagttttagtcacagttccagcctggtgacacaccagaggactcacacaggagagaaaccctttgaatgtcctatctgtgggaaaagttttagcgaaaattccagcctggtgaaacaccagaggactcacacaggagagaaaccctttgaatgtcctactTGTGGGGAAAGCTTTTGTAATAATTCCAacttggtgagacaccagaggactcacacaggagagaaacccttcgaatgtcctgattgtgggaaaagttttagtcacagttccagcctggtgaaacaccagaggactcacacaggcgagaaaccctttgaatgccctatctgtgggaaaaggttTAGTACCAATTCCAATCTGCTGACACACCAGAggtctcacacaggagagaaacccttcgaatgtcctgattgtgggaaaagttttagtcacagttccagcctggtgaaacaccagaggactcacacaggcgagaaaccctttgaatgccctatctgtgggaaaaggttTAGTATCAATTCCAATCTGCTGACACACCAGAggtctcacacaggagagaaaccctttgaatgtcctatctgtgggaaaagttacagtcagaattcccacctggtgaaacaccagaagactcacacaggagagaaatcctttgaatgtcctatctttgggaaaggttttagtgataattccagcctgttgacacaccagagg